In Streptomyces chartreusis, the following proteins share a genomic window:
- the ehuD gene encoding ectoine/hydroxyectoine ABC transporter permease subunit EhuD, producing MKWDWNAVSDFMPYFWDGLLVTLQALVLGSLISFALGLVWALLMRTPTRWVRWPVGVVTEFIRNTPLLVQLFFLFYVLPEWGLTFSALTTGVFAIGLHYSTYTMQVYRAGIEAVPVGQWEAATALNLPMTRTWRMVILPQAIRRVVPALGNYVISMLKDTPLLMAITVLDMLGRARLFSQENFQFTEPLTVIGVAFILISYLASLLLRALERRLVH from the coding sequence ATGAAGTGGGACTGGAACGCCGTGAGCGACTTCATGCCGTACTTCTGGGACGGTCTGCTGGTCACCCTCCAGGCCCTCGTCCTGGGTTCGCTGATCTCGTTCGCCCTGGGCCTGGTGTGGGCCCTGCTGATGCGGACGCCGACGCGCTGGGTGCGCTGGCCGGTGGGAGTGGTCACCGAGTTCATCCGCAACACCCCTCTGCTGGTGCAGCTGTTCTTCCTGTTCTACGTGCTGCCCGAGTGGGGCCTGACCTTCTCGGCGCTGACCACCGGCGTCTTCGCGATCGGCCTGCACTACTCGACGTACACGATGCAGGTCTACCGCGCCGGCATCGAGGCGGTGCCCGTCGGCCAGTGGGAGGCCGCGACGGCACTGAACCTGCCGATGACCAGGACGTGGCGGATGGTGATCCTGCCGCAGGCGATCCGCCGCGTGGTGCCGGCGCTCGGCAATTACGTGATCTCGATGCTCAAGGACACGCCGCTGCTGATGGCGATCACCGTCCTCGACATGCTCGGCCGGGCGCGGCTGTTCTCCCAGGAGAACTTCCAGTTCACCGAGCCCCTCACCGTGATCGGCGTGGCCTTCATCCTCATCTC